One Betta splendens chromosome 16, fBetSpl5.4, whole genome shotgun sequence genomic window carries:
- the klhl32 gene encoding kelch-like protein 32 isoform X3, with the protein MEAGGSVAGARLSVPVHRGPPAARPLRPHGRPRPAPPGPQPPPGPLQRHGGGAGGGGPGLPPRRLRPAAPPVGPHPAPLPVPHPLHRGRAQAGGEPGPGAALLQPGGAGPRARGGRLQLERTGAHVHGPQPPLRGRDGGLPVCGGRRGGARHREDVRGEVRLQVRPQRRPLGRHRAHEGLQGALRAGGAGPVPVRGGGQERAAAGAALRGALLSQKEQVDFRPALRPLAVLPRRLRGRRPALGLRVFCCVAGGVTNTAQYQNRLMVYDPEQDQWLARSPMLQRRVYHVMAAVRRQLYVLGGNDLDYNNDRILVRHIDSYNMDLDQWTRCSFSLLTGQNESGVAVHDDRIYVVGGYSIWTNEPLACIQVLDLSAEGKEEVFYGPTLPFASNGIATCFLPAPYFTCPNLQTLQVPHHRIGAV; encoded by the exons ATGGAAG ctggtggttctgtggctggagcacgACTGTCGGTACCAGTACACCGAGGACCTCCTGCAGCACGTCCGCTACGGCCTCATGGACGTCCCCGCCCTGCACCACCTGGCCCGCAGCCACCCCCTGGTCCGCTCCAGcgccacggcggcggcgctggtggaggaggcccTGGACTACCACCGCGCCGCCTTCGCCCAGCCGCTCCGCCAGTCGGCCCGCACCCGGCCCCGCTTCCAGTCCCTCACCCTCTACATCGTGGGCGGGCGCAAGCGGGAGGTGAGCCGGGTCCGGGAGCTGCGCTTCTTCAACCCGGCGGCGCAGGACCACGTGCGCGTGGCGGGCGGCTCCAACTGGAGCGAACTGGCGCCCATGTGCACGGGCCGCAGCCACCACTGCGTGGCCGTGATGGgggacttcctgtttgtggtgGGCGGCGAGGCGGAGCACGCCACCGGGAGGACGTGCGCGGTGAGGTCCGCCTGCAGGTACGACCCCAGAGGCGACCGCTGGGCCGACATCGCGCCCATGAAGGCCTGCAGGGAGCACTTCGTGCTGGGGGCGCTGGGCCAGTTCCTGTACGCGGTGGGGGGCAGGAACGAGCTGCGGCAGGTGCTGCCCTCCGTGGAGCGCTACTGTCCCAAAAGGAACAAGTGGATTTTCGTCCAGCCCTTCGACCGCTCGCTGTCCTGCCACGCCGGCTGCGTGGCCGACGACCTGCTCTGGGTCTCAG ggtgttctgttgtgttgcaggTGGGGTGACCAACACGGCGCAGTACCAGAACCGGCTGATGGTGTACGACCCAGAACAG GACCAGTGGCTGGCCCGCAGCCCCATGCTGCAGAGGCGGGTCTACCACGTGATGGCCGCCGTCCGGAGGCAGCTCTACGTCTTGGGCGGGAACGACCTGGACTACAACAACGACCGCATCCTCGTCCGCCACATCGACTCCTACAACATGGACCTGGACCAGTGGACGCGCTGCTCCTTCAGCCTCCTCACAG GTCAAAACGAGTCGGGCGTGGCCGTGCACGACGACAGGATCTACGTGGTCGGAGGGTATTCCATCTGGACCAACGAGCCCCTCGCGTGCATTCAg GTGCTGGACCTGAGCGccgaggggaaggaggaggtgttCTATGGGCCAACGCTGCCTTTTGCCTCCAATGGGATCGccacctgtttcctccctgCTCCCTACTTCACTTGCCCAAACCTACAGACTCTACAAGTCCCCCATCACAGGATAGGTGCTGTTTAA
- the klhl32 gene encoding kelch-like protein 32 isoform X2: MPCEPSLSCREMLTGQRLCQSKSHQDSVLAALNQQRKDGLLCDVTLVAGEQKFHAHKAVLAACSDYFRILLEPAVIQDVLSAGSHLQLLELLNLCSHYLIQELSSVNYLELYRVADLFHLPSLEDAVVAFLVEHLSELSQSRQEEALQLPYRLLREVLKSDRLTSLSEDEIWKLVVLWLEHDCRYQYTEDLLQHVRYGLMDVPALHHLARSHPLVRSSATAAALVEEALDYHRAAFAQPLRQSARTRPRFQSLTLYIVGGRKREVSRVRELRFFNPAAQDHVRVAGGSNWSELAPMCTGRSHHCVAVMGDFLFVVGGEAEHATGRTCAVRSACRYDPRGDRWADIAPMKACREHFVLGALGQFLYAVGGRNELRQVLPSVERYCPKRNKWIFVQPFDRSLSCHAGCVADDLLWVSGGVTNTAQYQNRLMVYDPEQDQWLARSPMLQRRVYHVMAAVRRQLYVLGGNDLDYNNDRILVRHIDSYNMDLDQWTRCSFSLLTGQNESGVAVHDDRIYVVGGYSIWTNEPLACIQVLDLSAEGKEEVFYGPTLPFASNGIATCFLPAPYFTCPNLQTLQVPHHRIGAV, translated from the exons ATGCCTTGTGAACCCAGCCTCAG ctgcagggagaTGCTGACGGGACAGAGGCTCTGCCAGTCCAAGTCCCACCAGGACTCGGTCCTGGCGGCGCTCAACCAGCAGCGGAAGGACGGCCTGCTGTGCGACGTGACCCTGGTGGCCGGCGAGCAGAAGTTCCACGCCCACAAAGCCGTCCTGGCGGCGTGCAGCGACTACTTCAGG ATTCTGCTGGAGCCGGCGGTGATCCAGGATGTCCTGTCTGCAGGCAGccaccttcagctgctggagctcctcAACCTCTGCTCCCACTACCTCATCCag GAGCTGAGCAGCGTCAACTACTTGGAGCTGTACCGCGTCGCCGACCTGTTCCACCTCCCGTCGCTAGAGGACGCTGTGGTGGCCTTCCTGGTGGAGCATCTGTCGGAGCTGAGCCAGAGCCGCCAGGAGGAAGCCCTGCAGCTGCCCTACCGCCTCCTCAGGGAGGTTCTGAAGAGCGACCGCCTCACGTCCCTGAGCGAGGACGAAATATGGAAG ctggtggttctgtggctggagcacgACTGTCGGTACCAGTACACCGAGGACCTCCTGCAGCACGTCCGCTACGGCCTCATGGACGTCCCCGCCCTGCACCACCTGGCCCGCAGCCACCCCCTGGTCCGCTCCAGcgccacggcggcggcgctggtggaggaggcccTGGACTACCACCGCGCCGCCTTCGCCCAGCCGCTCCGCCAGTCGGCCCGCACCCGGCCCCGCTTCCAGTCCCTCACCCTCTACATCGTGGGCGGGCGCAAGCGGGAGGTGAGCCGGGTCCGGGAGCTGCGCTTCTTCAACCCGGCGGCGCAGGACCACGTGCGCGTGGCGGGCGGCTCCAACTGGAGCGAACTGGCGCCCATGTGCACGGGCCGCAGCCACCACTGCGTGGCCGTGATGGgggacttcctgtttgtggtgGGCGGCGAGGCGGAGCACGCCACCGGGAGGACGTGCGCGGTGAGGTCCGCCTGCAGGTACGACCCCAGAGGCGACCGCTGGGCCGACATCGCGCCCATGAAGGCCTGCAGGGAGCACTTCGTGCTGGGGGCGCTGGGCCAGTTCCTGTACGCGGTGGGGGGCAGGAACGAGCTGCGGCAGGTGCTGCCCTCCGTGGAGCGCTACTGTCCCAAAAGGAACAAGTGGATTTTCGTCCAGCCCTTCGACCGCTCGCTGTCCTGCCACGCCGGCTGCGTGGCCGACGACCTGCTCTGGGTCTCAG gTGGGGTGACCAACACGGCGCAGTACCAGAACCGGCTGATGGTGTACGACCCAGAACAG GACCAGTGGCTGGCCCGCAGCCCCATGCTGCAGAGGCGGGTCTACCACGTGATGGCCGCCGTCCGGAGGCAGCTCTACGTCTTGGGCGGGAACGACCTGGACTACAACAACGACCGCATCCTCGTCCGCCACATCGACTCCTACAACATGGACCTGGACCAGTGGACGCGCTGCTCCTTCAGCCTCCTCACAG GTCAAAACGAGTCGGGCGTGGCCGTGCACGACGACAGGATCTACGTGGTCGGAGGGTATTCCATCTGGACCAACGAGCCCCTCGCGTGCATTCAg GTGCTGGACCTGAGCGccgaggggaaggaggaggtgttCTATGGGCCAACGCTGCCTTTTGCCTCCAATGGGATCGccacctgtttcctccctgCTCCCTACTTCACTTGCCCAAACCTACAGACTCTACAAGTCCCCCATCACAGGATAGGTGCTGTTTAA
- the klhl32 gene encoding kelch-like protein 32 isoform X1: protein MPCEPSLSCREMLTGQRLCQSKSHQDSVLAALNQQRKDGLLCDVTLVAGEQKFHAHKAVLAACSDYFRAMFSLCMVESEADEVTLQGVTSVGLKHALDFAYTGQILLEPAVIQDVLSAGSHLQLLELLNLCSHYLIQELSSVNYLELYRVADLFHLPSLEDAVVAFLVEHLSELSQSRQEEALQLPYRLLREVLKSDRLTSLSEDEIWKLVVLWLEHDCRYQYTEDLLQHVRYGLMDVPALHHLARSHPLVRSSATAAALVEEALDYHRAAFAQPLRQSARTRPRFQSLTLYIVGGRKREVSRVRELRFFNPAAQDHVRVAGGSNWSELAPMCTGRSHHCVAVMGDFLFVVGGEAEHATGRTCAVRSACRYDPRGDRWADIAPMKACREHFVLGALGQFLYAVGGRNELRQVLPSVERYCPKRNKWIFVQPFDRSLSCHAGCVADDLLWVSGGVTNTAQYQNRLMVYDPEQDQWLARSPMLQRRVYHVMAAVRRQLYVLGGNDLDYNNDRILVRHIDSYNMDLDQWTRCSFSLLTGQNESGVAVHDDRIYVVGGYSIWTNEPLACIQVLDLSAEGKEEVFYGPTLPFASNGIATCFLPAPYFTCPNLQTLQVPHHRIGAV from the exons ATGCCTTGTGAACCCAGCCTCAG ctgcagggagaTGCTGACGGGACAGAGGCTCTGCCAGTCCAAGTCCCACCAGGACTCGGTCCTGGCGGCGCTCAACCAGCAGCGGAAGGACGGCCTGCTGTGCGACGTGACCCTGGTGGCCGGCGAGCAGAAGTTCCACGCCCACAAAGCCGTCCTGGCGGCGTGCAGCGACTACTTCAGG GCCATGTTCAGCCTGTGCATGGTGGAGAGCGAGGCGGATGAAGTGACCCTGCAGGGGGTGACCAGCGTCGGGTTGAAGCACGCTCTGGACTTCGCCTACACGGGACAG ATTCTGCTGGAGCCGGCGGTGATCCAGGATGTCCTGTCTGCAGGCAGccaccttcagctgctggagctcctcAACCTCTGCTCCCACTACCTCATCCag GAGCTGAGCAGCGTCAACTACTTGGAGCTGTACCGCGTCGCCGACCTGTTCCACCTCCCGTCGCTAGAGGACGCTGTGGTGGCCTTCCTGGTGGAGCATCTGTCGGAGCTGAGCCAGAGCCGCCAGGAGGAAGCCCTGCAGCTGCCCTACCGCCTCCTCAGGGAGGTTCTGAAGAGCGACCGCCTCACGTCCCTGAGCGAGGACGAAATATGGAAG ctggtggttctgtggctggagcacgACTGTCGGTACCAGTACACCGAGGACCTCCTGCAGCACGTCCGCTACGGCCTCATGGACGTCCCCGCCCTGCACCACCTGGCCCGCAGCCACCCCCTGGTCCGCTCCAGcgccacggcggcggcgctggtggaggaggcccTGGACTACCACCGCGCCGCCTTCGCCCAGCCGCTCCGCCAGTCGGCCCGCACCCGGCCCCGCTTCCAGTCCCTCACCCTCTACATCGTGGGCGGGCGCAAGCGGGAGGTGAGCCGGGTCCGGGAGCTGCGCTTCTTCAACCCGGCGGCGCAGGACCACGTGCGCGTGGCGGGCGGCTCCAACTGGAGCGAACTGGCGCCCATGTGCACGGGCCGCAGCCACCACTGCGTGGCCGTGATGGgggacttcctgtttgtggtgGGCGGCGAGGCGGAGCACGCCACCGGGAGGACGTGCGCGGTGAGGTCCGCCTGCAGGTACGACCCCAGAGGCGACCGCTGGGCCGACATCGCGCCCATGAAGGCCTGCAGGGAGCACTTCGTGCTGGGGGCGCTGGGCCAGTTCCTGTACGCGGTGGGGGGCAGGAACGAGCTGCGGCAGGTGCTGCCCTCCGTGGAGCGCTACTGTCCCAAAAGGAACAAGTGGATTTTCGTCCAGCCCTTCGACCGCTCGCTGTCCTGCCACGCCGGCTGCGTGGCCGACGACCTGCTCTGGGTCTCAG gTGGGGTGACCAACACGGCGCAGTACCAGAACCGGCTGATGGTGTACGACCCAGAACAG GACCAGTGGCTGGCCCGCAGCCCCATGCTGCAGAGGCGGGTCTACCACGTGATGGCCGCCGTCCGGAGGCAGCTCTACGTCTTGGGCGGGAACGACCTGGACTACAACAACGACCGCATCCTCGTCCGCCACATCGACTCCTACAACATGGACCTGGACCAGTGGACGCGCTGCTCCTTCAGCCTCCTCACAG GTCAAAACGAGTCGGGCGTGGCCGTGCACGACGACAGGATCTACGTGGTCGGAGGGTATTCCATCTGGACCAACGAGCCCCTCGCGTGCATTCAg GTGCTGGACCTGAGCGccgaggggaaggaggaggtgttCTATGGGCCAACGCTGCCTTTTGCCTCCAATGGGATCGccacctgtttcctccctgCTCCCTACTTCACTTGCCCAAACCTACAGACTCTACAAGTCCCCCATCACAGGATAGGTGCTGTTTAA
- the LOC114843406 gene encoding frizzled-6-like yields MPMPRPLWLWLWLLLPLVWLGGCGAHSLFTCEPIRVHRCLGMSYNMTFFPNMMEHYDQDAAAGLMEPFMPLVNLRCSPAVHHFLCQAFVPECTEESNVIRPCREQCEAVLSDCEEHIRVFGVSWPPELQCDKLDLCSSTAASVEAAATTPMISSSAKRELGFWCPLQLKTKPGQGSSFLGAQDCAPPCSNMYFKRHDVEFAKRFIGVCSIICLGATLFTFLTFLIDVKRFRYPERPIIFYAVCYSLVSLMYFVGFLLGNTAACAAPAHPAGVDTVVLGSQSKGCTLLFMLLYFFSMAGIVWWVILTITWFLAAGPKWSCEAIEKKAVWFHTTAWGIPGALTVMLLALNKVEGDNISGVCFVGLYDLDALRYFVLAPLCVGVVVGLFLILAGIVSLNHVRQVIQHDERNQEKLKKFMIRIGVFSCLYLVPLVTLLACYTYEQSHRVSWENTWINDRCQEYSIPCSYKTTEHDRPDLSLFLVKYLMTLVVGISAVFWVGSKKTCSEWAYFFNRTRKRDPISESRRVLQESCEFFLKHNSRVQHKKKHYSPRSRKLKVISKSMGTSTGAAQPGASPAAASTSKGASALDNHEPHVQGSLSEASAREHLERGSSSRSSRRVEREREREREGGERRSKGGSSSKVSSRSESMHRVPDGRVTPRSEVSDARQNPSGQQPPASNLPLGSSSSIQGSTFQLEREAPTESKDTKDMGC; encoded by the exons ATGCCGATGCCACGAccgctgtggctgtggctgtggctgttgCTGCCGCTGGTGTGGCTGGGAGGCTGCGGCGCCCACAGCCTGTTCACCTGTGAGCCAATCAGAGTGCACCGGTGCCTGGGGATGTCCTACAACATGACCTTCTTCCCCAACATGATGGAACACTATGACCAGGATGCCGCAGCCGGCCTCATGGAG CCTTTCATGCCCCTGGTGAACCTGCGCTGCTCCCCCGCCGTCCACCACTTCCTGTGCCAGGCCTTCGTCCCAGAATGCACCGAGGAGAGCAACGTGATCCGCCCGTGCCGGGAGCAGTGCGAGGCCGTGCTGTCCGACTGCGAGGAGCACATCCGAGTCTTCGGCGTCAGCTGGCCTCCTGAGCTCCAGTGCGACAA ACTGGACCTGTGTAGCTCCACTGCTGCTtcagtggaagcagcagctaCGACCCCCATGATCTCTTCATCTGCTAAGAGGGAGCTGGGTTTCTGGTGCCCGCTGCAGCTAAAGACCAAACCGGGTCAGGGCTCGTCCTTCCTGGGCGCCCAGGACTGCGCCCCGCCCTGCTCCAACATGTACTTCAAACGCCACGACGTTGAATTCGCCAAGCGCTTCATCGGCGTGTGCTCCATCATCTGCCTGGGCGCCACTCTCTTCACCTTCCTCACCTTCCTGATCGACGTCAAGCGCTTCCGCTACCCCGAGCGCCCCATCATCTTCTACGCCGTGTGCTACAGCCTGGTCTCGCTCATGTACTTCGTGGGCTTCCTGCTGGGCAACACCGCGGCCTGCGCGGCGCCGGCCCACCCCGCGGGCGTGGACACGGTGGTGTTGGGCTCGCAGAGCAAAGGCTGCACCCTGCTCTTCATGCTGCTCTACTTCTTCTCCATGGCCGGTATTGTCTGGTGGGTCATACTCACCATCACCTGGTTCCTGGCAGCTGGGCCCAAGTGGAGCTGTGAGGCTATTGAGAAGAAAGCG GTATGGTTCCACACCACCGCCTGGGGGATCCCCGGGGCTCTGACGGTTATGCTTCTCGCCCTGAACAAAGTCGAAGGGGACAACATCAGCGGGGTCTGCTTCGTGGGACTCTACGACCTGGACGCCCTGCGCTATTTCGTCCTGGCGCCGCTGTGCGTCGGCGTGGTGGTGggcctcttcctcatcctggcCGGCATCGTTTCGCTCAACCACGTCCGGCAGGTGATTCAGCACGACGAGCGCAaccaggagaagctgaagaagttcATGATCCGCATCGGCGTGTTCAGCTGCCTCTACCTAGTGCCGCTGGTCACGCTGTTGGCCTGCTACACCTACGAGCAGAGTCACCGCGTCAGCTGGGAAAACACCTGGATCAATGACCGATGTCAGGAGTACAGCATCCCCTGCTCCTACAAG ACAACTGAGCACGACCGTCCTGACCTCTCCCTGTTCCTGGTGAAATACTTGATGACTCTAGTAGTTGGCATATCTGCAGTCTTCTGGGTTGGCAGCAAAAAGACGTGCTCGGAATGGGCCTATTTCTTCAACAGGACCCGCAAGAGAGA TCCTATCAGCGAGAGCCGCCGTGTGCTCCAGGAGTCCTGCGAGTTCTTCCTCAAGCACAACAGCCGGGTCCAGCACAAGAAGAAGCACTACAGCCCAAGATCCCGTAAGCTCAAGGTCATCTCTAAGTCCATGGGCACAAGCACAGGAGCTGCACAGCCCGGCGCCTCCCCTGCTGCCGCCTCGACCAGTAAAGGAGCCTCCGCCTTGGACAACCACGAGCCCCACGTGCAGGGCTCCCTGTCTGAGGCGTCAGCCAGGGAGCATCTGGAGAGGGGCAGCTCCAGCCGAAGCTCCAGGAGGGTGGAGAGGGAAcgcgagagggagagggaagggggagagagacgTAGCAAGGGCGGGAGCTCCAGCAAGGTCAGCAGCCGCTCAGAAAGCATGCACAGGGTCCCAGACGGAAG GGTGACTCCAAGGAGTGAAGTGTCAGACGCCAGGCAGAATCCCAGTGGACAGCAACCTCCGGCTTCAAACCTTCCactaggcagcagcagcagcatccaagGCTCCACCTTCCAACTGGAGCGCGAGGCGCCTACGGAGAGCAAGGACACAAAGGACATGGGCTGCTGA